In the Parasphingorhabdus halotolerans genome, CCTTTGCCAAGCTGCATCTTGCCGTCGCCGTTTTTATCGCGCCATGCGATCAGGTCATTGCTTTCCCAATTCTTGAACCACTCGGGAGCCTGCGAATATTCAACATTGTTTACACTGTCGATAAAGTTGAGCCTTGCGAAGGCTCCGACGGCAGGCGCGGTAGTATAGAGCAAAGCAATAAAAACCAACGCCCAGCCCGCAGATTTACGAGCATCGGAAGCTTTGGGCACGGTGAAGAAACGCACGATCACATGGGGTAATCCAGCCGTCCCCACCATCAGCGCAGCGGTGATGCAGAATACGTCAATCATCGATTTATCGCCGCCGGTATACGCGCCAAAGCCCATATCCTGCAGCACCAGATCCAGCTTTTGCAGCACATAAAGCCCCGAACCATCATCGACCGTCGAACCCAGCCCGAGTTGCGGAACAGGGTTGCCGGTCACCAAAAAGCTGATGAAAAAGGCGGGCACCATATAGGCGAAGATCAGCACGCAATATTGGGCGACCTGCGTATAGGTAATCCCCTTCATTCCGCCGAGCACTGCGTAGAAAAACACTACCGACATCCCGATTAAAACGCCCATCGTAATGTCAACGTCTAGAAACCTTGAAAAGACAATCCCCACGCCGCGCATCTGACCCGCGATATAGGTGAAGCTAATGAAGATCAGGCAGATCACGGCAACCACCCGTGCGGTCTTGGAATAATAACGCGCGCCGATAAAATCCGGCACCGTATATTGACCAAATTTACGGAGGTAAGGCGCGAGCAGGAGCGCCAGCATGACATAGCCGCCGGTCCAGCCCATCAGATAGACACTGCCGTCATATCCGGCGAATGCGATAATCCCGGCCATCGAGATAAAGCTGGCCGCACTCATCCAGTCGGCAGCAGTGGCCATGCCGTTGACGATCGGGTTAACGCCGCCGCCTGCGACGTAAAACTCGTTGGTCGAACCGGCGCGCGACCAGATCGCGATACCGATATAGAGCACAAAGCTGGCGATGACGAAGATGTAGATGAGGGTTTGGGTGGTCATGCTTTATACCTCACACGAACGGAGAGTGTATGTTTTTAACACCTTAATCATTGAGATCATATTTGCGCTCAATTTTGCGCATCTTGATAGTGTAGTAGATGATCAGCATTATGAACCCGTAAATCGACCCTTGCTGCGCGAACCAGAAGCCTAGCGGATAGCCGCCAACCATCCACTGATCGAGAAACGACCGGAACAAAATCCCAGCGCCAAAGGAGATCACAAACCAGATGGTCATCAGGACGCCGAGCAGACGGATATTCTCCGACCAATAGGCATTTTGATTTGCGGATTTTTGCTCGGTTGTTTCGCCTGGCTCGTCTTCTGCCATGTCCACCATCCCCCATATTATGTCTTTGCATCGTCTTTAACCGGCAGGAGAAACGGCGCAAGGGCTTCTATGGCATTTGTGCAAACCGGTGTCAGCTGTTACGGAATAGCGATAAAGAATCTCAGTAACAAAGGGTCCTGATTCATGAAACGCATTTTCCTGCTCACTACTTCTGCCATGATAGCCGGGTGCTCAATCAGCCCCATAGCAACCGTTAGCGCGCAACCCGTCGAAGCGGCGGACGCATCTGCTGATATCAATGCCGAACTGGCCACGTTCTTTGAGGAATACGATAAAACCGAGCTCGCCAATTCGCCAATGTCAAAAGCCTATCGCGGCGTGAGAGATGCCGATTATGGCCGATGGGATGACCCCAGTGAAGCGGCAGAACTGGAGCAATATCAACGCGGTGAGGCAGCGCTGGCGGAGATGGAACAGAAATTTGATTCTGCCCAACTGGATGAAGCAGGACAGCTGAGCTATCGGCTGTTTCAGGCCCGCGCCGAGCGCGCCAGAGAGGCGTTCCCGTTTCGCCGCAACAGCTATATTTTCGATCAGATGAATGGTGCGCAGAGCCAGATTCCGGCCTTTCTGATCAACATTCACCGGGTCGACAGCAAGGCTGATGCGGGTGCTTATGTGAGCAGGCTCTATGCAGCCGGACCATTGATCGAGGCCCTTGTTCTGCAATCGGCAGAGCGGGCGAACGATGGCGTTATCGTCCCGGGCTGGGTGTTCCCCTATGTCATCAGCGATGCGAAAAACGTCATCAGCGGCGCTCCTTTCGAGGAAGGCGATGATTCGCCGATTTATGCCGACTTGAAGAAAAAAGTGAATGCGCTGGACATACCCCACGAAGAAAAAGCCGATTTAATAGCGCGAGGCGAAGAGGCGCTGACTGATAGTCTGGCCCCCGCTTATCAGAAGCTCGTCGCCGAAATGGAGCGCCAGCAGAAAATGGCTCCCGAAGGCGACGGGATATGGCGCTTCAAGGATGGGGAGGCCTATTATGCCGAGCGATTGAAAAATTACACGACAACCGATTTGAGTGCCGATGAAGTCCACCAGATCGGCCTGGATAATGTCGCGCGGATTCACGGCGAAATGCGAAAAATCATGGCGCAAGTCGGTTTCAAAGGAAACCT is a window encoding:
- a CDS encoding sodium:solute symporter family protein; protein product: MTTQTLIYIFVIASFVLYIGIAIWSRAGSTNEFYVAGGGVNPIVNGMATAADWMSAASFISMAGIIAFAGYDGSVYLMGWTGGYVMLALLLAPYLRKFGQYTVPDFIGARYYSKTARVVAVICLIFISFTYIAGQMRGVGIVFSRFLDVDITMGVLIGMSVVFFYAVLGGMKGITYTQVAQYCVLIFAYMVPAFFISFLVTGNPVPQLGLGSTVDDGSGLYVLQKLDLVLQDMGFGAYTGGDKSMIDVFCITAALMVGTAGLPHVIVRFFTVPKASDARKSAGWALVFIALLYTTAPAVGAFARLNFIDSVNNVEYSQAPEWFKNWESNDLIAWRDKNGDGKMQLGKGDAFKGAPEFDAGAGANGERVVTNEAADDNVNEVYVDRDIMVLANPEIANLPGWVIALVAAGGLAAALSTAAGLLLVISSSISHDLLKQTFRPNITEKGELLAARLAATAAIFVAGYLGIYPPGWVAQVVAFAFGLAAASLFPAIFMGIFSKRMNREGAIAGMVTGLTFTFLYIGWFKLWSPESNIEANWLFGISPEGIGVIGMVLNFAVAIAVARFTSAPPDAVGKLIEDIRVPRVT
- a CDS encoding DUF4212 domain-containing protein; translation: MAEDEPGETTEQKSANQNAYWSENIRLLGVLMTIWFVISFGAGILFRSFLDQWMVGGYPLGFWFAQQGSIYGFIMLIIYYTIKMRKIERKYDLND
- a CDS encoding DUF885 domain-containing protein, giving the protein MKRIFLLTTSAMIAGCSISPIATVSAQPVEAADASADINAELATFFEEYDKTELANSPMSKAYRGVRDADYGRWDDPSEAAELEQYQRGEAALAEMEQKFDSAQLDEAGQLSYRLFQARAERAREAFPFRRNSYIFDQMNGAQSQIPAFLINIHRVDSKADAGAYVSRLYAAGPLIEALVLQSAERANDGVIVPGWVFPYVISDAKNVISGAPFEEGDDSPIYADLKKKVNALDIPHEEKADLIARGEEALTDSLAPAYQKLVAEMERQQKMAPEGDGIWRFKDGEAYYAERLKNYTTTDLSADEVHQIGLDNVARIHGEMRKIMAQVGFKGNLQDFFKHLRTDDQYYYDTREAYLADVDVKLAAMKTKLPEFFNTLPEAPLVIKPVEAFREKSAGKAFYQSPAPDGSRPGTYYVNLYNLNDMSKTELEALAYHEGLPGHHLQRAIQTELGNLPPFRKFGGVTAYSEGWGLYSEELGKDMGFYTDPYSDFGRLGMELWRACRLVVDTGIHDKRWSREQAIAYLTENTPNPDGDIRKAIERYIVYPGQATAYMIGKLKILELRERAQSKLGEKYKMGDFHDVILRSGPVPLKIMEERVDQWIARESQ